One Diabrotica virgifera virgifera chromosome 3, PGI_DIABVI_V3a genomic window carries:
- the LOC114325562 gene encoding uncharacterized protein LOC114325562 isoform X1: MTSLLMLQHFHSNHKDAILDIPAFVFNLNHYLEMSEIYIYQEEDNLFFLYISYINSENTIKLELVYMGSDKLASKIYHQFTVTSEDKEFVVNLNSKPSCNNEFSIVDVSNMSNIINVKFKVIYNNLRLFFTIPKNVDLSSIKNSLEKLNQNLEALSITENVNSSSSSNSLEKTKPIQRKVKFIYKSPLEYTTQIVELPSEYNPQCLNCKQSCIFSISDDFCPEYYYSPAHNNFLCMCCFDWLTNKYKIKENTIYIPQYFPIHFQSRFCKWNCDQHFKFSEIVSHEIFCEERIHYYNCPVKNCQIRHFASALRDHLEIDHGCSVFTSFFHLTDQPMDSFVFVEDQIIHFKLSKQDEEYNIECKIVTNNKKIQSEWSPHVLFYHDHKDKYTTLSKLDHSTSLSLYKAKIVLMKKYWSCVCSSH, from the coding sequence ATGACAAGTTTGCTGATGCTTCAACACTTTCACTCCAATCATAAGGATGCGATATTGGATATTCCTGCGTTTGTTTTCAACTTGAACCATTATTTAGAAATGTCTGAAATTTATATATATCAAGAAGAAGATAATCTATTTTTTCTATATATTAGCTATATTAACTCagaaaacacaataaaattagAATTGGTCTATATGGGAAGTGATAAACTAGCTTCAAAAATATACCACCAGTTTACCGTAACTAGTGAAGACAAAGAATTTGTTGTTAACTTAAACTCAAAACCTTCCTGTAATAATGAGTTTTCTATTGTGGATGTATCGAATATGTCTAATATAATAAATGTTAAATTTAAGGTAATTTATAACAACCTACGGCTGTTTTTCACTATACCGAAAAATGTTGATTTATCAAGCATTAAGAATTCTTTAGAAAAACTTAATCAAAATCTAGAGGCTCTGTCTATAACTGAAAATGTGAACTCATCCTCATCCAGCAATTCTTTAGAAAAAACGAAACCCATTCAGAGGAAAGTTAAGTTTATTTATAAAAGTCCGTTGGAGTACACAACTCAAATTGTTGAACTTCCCTCAGAATATAATCCGCAATGCCTAAATTGTaaacaaagttgtattttttccATTTCTGACGACTTTTGTCCAGAATATTATTACAGTCCGGCCCATAATAATTTTCTTTGTATGTGTTGTTTTGATTGGTTAactaataaatataaaattaaagaaaatactATATACATCCCACAATATTTTCCAATACATTTTCAGTCACGTTTTTGTAAATGGAATTGTGATCAACATTTCAAGTTTTCAGAAATAGTGTCACATGAAATATTTTGTGAAGAGAGAATTCATTATTATAATTGTCCTGTCAAAAATTGTCAAATTCGACATTTTGCTTCAGCACTAAGGGATCATTTGGAAATTGATCATGGTTGTTCGGTATTTACTTCTTTCTTTCACTTAACTGACCAGCCAATGGATAGTTTTGTATTCGTAGAAGATCAGATTATACATTTTAAACTATCTAAGCAAGATGAAGAATATAACATCGAATGTAAAATagtaacaaacaataaaaaaatacaatcagAATGGAGTCCACATGTGCTCTTTTATCATGATCATAAGGATAAATATACAACATTATCAAAACTTGATCATTCAACTTCACTCTCATTGTATAAAGCAAAGATTGTTTTAATGAAGAAATATTGGTCGTGTGTCTGTTCATcacattaa